A single Pseudomonas brassicacearum DNA region contains:
- a CDS encoding LysR substrate-binding domain-containing protein, which produces MKQKTLPPLNWLRAFEVSARCLNFTHAAEELCLTQGAVSQQIRQLENHLGVALFKRLPRGLGLTEEGQAYLPVVQDAITRLAVGTNEIFGQHKRRPIKVRGSLAFFVHWLAPKLVDFRQAHPHVDIRYISNIWVKELDGEDDMEIRWGHGQWPGLVSQRLTWDTLFPVCSPALMATLKVPADVAKHPLLHVLGYEEGWGYWLNMVGADSVDSSTGMQFDTLVCTLRMAELGQGIALARSSMVSDMLGDGRLVEPFAQRIEASESFYLVRSSGAEQHPDAARFSTWLVEQAHRFK; this is translated from the coding sequence ATGAAGCAAAAAACGTTGCCTCCCTTGAACTGGCTGCGGGCGTTCGAAGTGTCCGCCCGCTGCCTGAACTTCACCCACGCCGCCGAAGAATTGTGTCTGACCCAGGGCGCGGTCAGCCAGCAGATCCGCCAATTGGAAAACCACCTGGGGGTGGCGCTGTTCAAGCGCTTGCCCCGTGGCCTGGGCCTGACCGAGGAGGGCCAGGCGTACCTGCCGGTGGTGCAGGACGCGATCACGCGATTGGCGGTGGGCACCAACGAGATCTTTGGCCAGCACAAGCGCCGGCCAATCAAGGTACGCGGCAGCCTGGCGTTTTTCGTGCACTGGCTGGCGCCGAAACTGGTGGATTTTCGCCAGGCGCACCCGCACGTCGACATCCGCTACATCAGCAACATCTGGGTCAAGGAGCTGGACGGCGAAGACGACATGGAAATCCGCTGGGGCCACGGTCAATGGCCGGGCCTGGTGTCGCAACGCCTGACCTGGGACACCTTGTTCCCGGTGTGTTCGCCGGCCTTGATGGCGACGCTGAAAGTGCCGGCGGACGTGGCCAAGCATCCATTGCTGCACGTGCTGGGTTACGAAGAGGGTTGGGGCTACTGGCTGAACATGGTCGGTGCCGACTCGGTGGATTCCTCGACCGGCATGCAGTTCGACACGCTGGTCTGCACCCTGCGCATGGCTGAACTGGGGCAGGGCATCGCCCTGGCGCGGTCGTCGATGGTCAGTGACATGCTCGGCGACGGACGCCTGGTCGAACCCTTCGCCCAGCGTATCGAAGCCAGCGAATCGTTTTACCTGGTGCGCAGTTCCGGGGCCGAGCAACACCCGGACGCGGCGCGGTTTTCCACCTGGCTGGTGGAGCAGGCGCATCGCTTCAAATGA
- a CDS encoding Lrp/AsnC family transcriptional regulator, with translation MKRILDPLDERIIAELRLNARAAHAELAAKVNLSRNAVRQRIERLERDGAIQGYTVRTGEGAQASSNINAVIFVYRYDRMRGAEVLQALQAMPEVLQCDVMSGEFDLMLRVGAANPERVHKVWKEISALPGVENTVTSFVLSSVV, from the coding sequence ATGAAGCGAATTCTCGACCCCCTCGACGAACGCATCATCGCCGAACTGCGCCTCAACGCCCGCGCCGCCCACGCCGAACTGGCGGCCAAGGTCAACCTCTCGCGCAACGCCGTACGCCAACGCATCGAACGCCTCGAACGTGACGGCGCGATCCAGGGCTACACGGTGCGCACCGGGGAGGGCGCGCAAGCGTCGTCGAACATCAACGCCGTGATCTTCGTCTACCGCTACGACCGCATGCGCGGCGCCGAGGTATTGCAGGCCCTGCAAGCCATGCCCGAAGTGCTGCAGTGCGACGTGATGAGTGGCGAGTTTGACTTGATGCTGCGTGTCGGCGCGGCGAACCCGGAGCGGGTGCACAAGGTGTGGAAAGAGATATCCGCATTGCCGGGGGTGGAGAACACCGTGACGTCGTTTGTGTTGTCGTCGGTGGTCTAG
- a CDS encoding amino acid permease: MSITEQQTSTRAGFKQEMQTRHIVMLALGGVIGTGLFLTSGYTVNQAGPMGAVIAYIIGALMVYMVMMCLGELAVQMPETGSFSTYATRFLGPGTGYTVAWLYWLTWTVAIGSEFTAAGILMTRWFPDTPVWIWSALFAGVVFLTNVISVRLFAETEFWLSLIKVLTVVMFLLIGGGAILGLLNIDQAHSIGLSNFTREGLFPTGFMPIAMTLLAVSFAFSGTELIGIAAGETKDPQRNVPRAIRTTVLRLAVFFVGTIFVLATLLPREQAGLVESPFVTVFTYIGIPYSADIMNFVIITALLSAANSGLYAASRMLWTLSDQGHLPKQFSALTRMGTPLNAIIVSMAGGAASLLSSVFAADTIYLALVSISGLAVVVVWMSIAASQIAFRRHYVANGGDIRHLKFRVRGYPWVPLGALVCCSLACVGIAFDPEQRVALYFGLPFIAWCYFVYYITRKSRERRLSVALVAQPSDAF, encoded by the coding sequence ATGTCCATAACAGAACAACAAACGAGTACGCGGGCCGGCTTCAAGCAGGAAATGCAGACGCGCCATATCGTCATGCTGGCCTTGGGCGGCGTGATCGGTACCGGGCTGTTCCTGACCTCCGGCTACACCGTCAACCAGGCCGGCCCCATGGGCGCGGTGATCGCCTACATCATTGGCGCGCTCATGGTCTACATGGTGATGATGTGCCTGGGCGAACTGGCGGTGCAGATGCCGGAAACCGGTTCGTTCAGCACCTACGCCACACGCTTCCTCGGCCCCGGCACCGGCTACACCGTGGCCTGGTTGTATTGGCTGACGTGGACGGTGGCGATCGGTTCCGAGTTCACCGCCGCCGGTATCCTCATGACCCGATGGTTTCCCGACACGCCAGTGTGGATCTGGAGTGCGCTGTTCGCCGGCGTGGTGTTCCTCACCAACGTGATTTCGGTGCGTTTGTTCGCCGAGACCGAGTTCTGGCTGTCGTTGATCAAAGTGCTGACCGTGGTGATGTTCCTGCTGATCGGCGGTGGCGCGATCCTCGGCCTGTTGAACATCGACCAGGCCCACAGCATCGGCTTGAGCAACTTCACCCGCGAAGGACTGTTTCCTACCGGCTTCATGCCCATTGCGATGACGCTGCTGGCAGTCTCGTTTGCCTTCTCCGGCACCGAACTGATCGGCATCGCCGCCGGTGAAACCAAAGACCCGCAACGCAATGTGCCGCGCGCCATCCGCACCACCGTGCTGCGCCTGGCGGTGTTTTTCGTCGGGACCATTTTTGTCCTGGCGACCCTGTTGCCCCGCGAGCAAGCCGGTCTGGTGGAAAGCCCGTTCGTCACCGTGTTCACCTACATCGGCATTCCGTACTCCGCCGACATCATGAACTTCGTGATCATCACCGCCCTGTTGTCGGCGGCCAACTCCGGGTTGTACGCCGCCTCGCGGATGCTCTGGACCCTCAGCGACCAAGGCCACCTGCCCAAGCAGTTCTCGGCCCTGACCCGCATGGGCACGCCGCTCAACGCGATCATCGTCAGCATGGCCGGCGGCGCGGCCTCGTTGCTCAGCAGCGTGTTTGCCGCCGACACCATCTACTTGGCGCTGGTGTCGATTTCCGGCCTGGCCGTGGTGGTGGTGTGGATGAGCATCGCCGCGAGCCAGATCGCTTTCCGCCGCCACTATGTGGCCAACGGCGGCGACATTCGCCACCTCAAGTTCCGCGTTCGCGGTTATCCATGGGTGCCGCTGGGGGCGCTGGTGTGCTGCAGCCTGGCGTGCGTCGGGATCGCCTTCGACCCTGAACAACGGGTGGCGCTGTACTTCGGCTTGCCGTTCATCGCCTGGTGTTACTTCGTGTATTACATTACCCGCAAAAGCCGCGAGCGACGCTTGTCGGTTGCCCTCGTGGCACAACCGTCCGACGCGTTTTAA
- the thrC gene encoding threonine synthase, with the protein MRYVSTRNSTVQVDFERVVLSAIAEDGGLFVPVELPQFEPQDIANWSTLAYDELAYRVMRPFVGEAIPEADFKRVLKEAGSQFSHRSLAPLHQVDRNEWVLELFHGPTRSSKDFAAQLQARLVQYFLRKRGRRAVVIGVTNGDTGLAAIEAFKHCDETDVVVIYPEAGVPPDQLQDLQATAHPRVHQVAVDGSFDECQTLVTQLFRQHEAISFNSSNWVSVMAQLVFYFHAVLQLGGGQRPIGFSVPAASFAEVYAGYIAQKMGLPITQMIVATNQNDALHQFFLKNHYSRLRASKTLSPAMDLSIFSNLERFLWELYGHDDQAVSALMHTFETQGEMNIANEFWLQARMIIDSYAVSDEQTLEEITSLHRDTGYVIDPHTATGVLAARLYRRSLVAPMVTLGEISPAKSAVLLGELGIHIAAQQRPVSEQGPAQIHRLQPDDLGALHQLLGAL; encoded by the coding sequence ATGCGCTATGTGAGTACCCGTAATTCAACCGTGCAGGTCGACTTCGAACGCGTCGTACTGTCGGCCATCGCCGAGGACGGCGGCTTGTTCGTCCCCGTCGAACTGCCGCAGTTCGAACCCCAGGACATCGCCAACTGGTCGACCCTGGCCTATGACGAACTGGCCTATCGAGTGATGCGTCCGTTCGTGGGCGAGGCAATTCCCGAGGCCGACTTCAAGCGTGTGCTCAAGGAGGCCGGCAGCCAGTTCAGCCATCGCTCCCTGGCGCCGTTGCATCAGGTGGATCGCAACGAATGGGTCCTGGAATTGTTCCATGGGCCAACCCGCTCCTCGAAGGACTTTGCCGCGCAATTGCAGGCGCGGCTGGTGCAGTACTTCCTGCGTAAACGCGGGCGTCGCGCCGTGGTGATCGGCGTCACCAACGGCGACACCGGCCTGGCCGCCATCGAGGCCTTCAAGCACTGCGACGAGACCGACGTGGTGGTGATCTATCCCGAGGCCGGCGTACCGCCAGACCAGCTTCAAGACCTGCAAGCGACGGCCCATCCGCGGGTTCATCAAGTGGCCGTCGATGGCAGTTTCGATGAGTGCCAGACCCTGGTTACTCAACTGTTCCGCCAGCATGAGGCGATCAGTTTCAATTCCAGCAACTGGGTCAGCGTCATGGCGCAGTTGGTGTTTTATTTCCACGCCGTGCTGCAACTGGGCGGCGGTCAGCGGCCCATTGGCTTCAGCGTGCCGGCGGCGAGTTTTGCCGAAGTCTATGCCGGCTACATCGCGCAGAAGATGGGCTTGCCGATCACGCAGATGATCGTCGCCACCAACCAGAATGACGCGCTGCATCAGTTCTTTTTGAAGAACCACTACTCGCGATTGCGCGCCAGCAAGACCCTGTCGCCGGCCATGGATTTGTCGATTTTTTCCAACCTGGAACGGTTTCTCTGGGAACTCTATGGGCACGACGACCAGGCCGTGAGCGCGCTGATGCACACCTTCGAAACCCAGGGTGAAATGAACATCGCCAACGAGTTCTGGTTGCAGGCGCGGATGATCATCGACTCGTACGCGGTCAGCGATGAACAGACGCTGGAGGAAATCACTTCGCTGCATCGCGACACCGGCTACGTCATCGACCCACACACCGCCACCGGCGTGCTCGCGGCGCGCTTGTACCGGCGCAGCCTGGTGGCGCCGATGGTGACCTTGGGCGAGATCTCCCCGGCCAAATCGGCGGTGTTGCTCGGCGAGTTGGGGATCCACATTGCGGCGCAACAGCGCCCGGTTTCCGAGCAGGGCCCGGCGCAGATTCATCGCCTCCAGCCGGACGACCTCGGTGCCCTCCATCAACTGCTCGGCGCCCTATAA
- a CDS encoding homoserine dehydrogenase: MTEYKLALVGFGGVNRALAQLIAERNQQWKTELGFTLKIVGVTDLFLGSVMDRHGLDAALLAKLPATQGAMAQLPGGTVDALNEAVIKDCGADIIAEATFTNPVDGEPATSFCRWALERGKHVVTTNKGPIALHGAELKALAQRNNVAFEYEGSVMSGTPVIRLAKQSLAGSSISGFEGILNGTSNFVLTCMEGGLGFAEAVSQAQALGYAEADPTADVEGHDVRLKVVILANELLDAKLTVSDVTCSGISALSLADIEKARHDGARWKLIGAATRQADGSISASVEPRLLSNDHPLASISGATNAVSFTSELLGAVTVSGPGAGRTETAFALLSDIIHIHQSATRKQEHNL, from the coding sequence ATGACTGAATACAAACTGGCGCTGGTCGGCTTCGGCGGTGTGAACCGGGCATTGGCTCAACTGATTGCCGAGCGCAACCAGCAGTGGAAAACCGAGCTCGGCTTCACCCTGAAAATCGTCGGCGTGACCGACCTGTTCCTCGGTTCGGTGATGGACCGCCACGGCCTCGACGCCGCACTGTTGGCCAAACTGCCCGCCACCCAAGGCGCCATGGCCCAACTGCCCGGCGGCACCGTCGATGCCCTCAACGAAGCCGTGATCAAAGACTGCGGCGCCGACATCATCGCCGAAGCCACCTTCACCAACCCGGTGGACGGCGAGCCCGCCACCTCGTTCTGCCGCTGGGCCCTGGAGCGCGGCAAACACGTGGTCACCACCAATAAAGGCCCCATCGCCCTGCACGGCGCCGAGCTCAAAGCCCTGGCCCAGCGCAACAACGTCGCCTTCGAATACGAAGGCTCGGTGATGAGCGGCACCCCCGTCATCCGCCTCGCCAAACAATCCCTGGCCGGCAGCTCGATCAGCGGTTTCGAAGGCATCCTCAACGGCACCTCCAACTTCGTCCTCACCTGCATGGAAGGCGGTCTCGGATTCGCCGAAGCCGTCAGCCAGGCCCAAGCCCTGGGCTACGCCGAAGCCGATCCAACGGCAGACGTCGAAGGCCACGACGTGCGCCTCAAAGTGGTGATCCTCGCCAACGAACTGCTGGACGCCAAACTCACCGTCAGCGACGTCACCTGCAGCGGCATCTCCGCCCTCAGCCTCGCCGACATCGAAAAAGCCCGCCACGACGGTGCTCGCTGGAAACTCATCGGCGCCGCCACACGCCAGGCCGACGGCTCCATCAGCGCCAGCGTCGAACCGCGCCTGCTGAGCAACGACCACCCACTGGCGAGCATCAGCGGCGCCACCAACGCCGTGTCCTTCACCAGCGAACTGCTCGGCGCCGTCACCGTCTCCGGTCCGGGCGCAGGCCGCACCGAAACCGCCTTTGCGCTGCTGTCGGACATCATCCACATCCACCAATCGGCAACCCGCAAACAGGAGCACAACCTGTGA
- a CDS encoding cystathionine gamma-synthase family protein: MNNKPDSTGLDNAGAGTRAVWGGEQVRHPYNATQTPIVASAAYGYDDIDVWYDVALGKAPGFIYSRMSNPTVETLEAKIRELEMAESAVAFSSGMAAISSVLYTFLAHGDRVVSTKDSYGGTNKIFEEFLPRTGVAVTLCETFDHDDLEREIAKGCQVLYLETPTNPTLKILDIPRLVAAAKRVGAVVVADNTFATPLNQSPLALGVDVVIHSATKFLSGHGDVLGGLVCGSEALMAQVRHYREINGASLDPFSAYLIIRGMKTLALRMRQQQHSARALAEFLCTEPLVEAVNYPGLPSHPNHAVACAQMSGFGAIVSFVLVGGMDTVKLLLPRLRFAHCAGNLGAVETIYGPARTTSHVENTLEERLALGISEGLVRVSVGIEDTDDLLDDLKQAFAFVKKTLNPQLNEVHIETAN; the protein is encoded by the coding sequence ATGAACAATAAACCTGACAGCACAGGGCTTGATAACGCGGGAGCAGGGACCCGGGCGGTTTGGGGTGGGGAGCAAGTCAGGCACCCCTACAACGCCACGCAAACCCCCATCGTGGCCAGCGCCGCGTACGGTTATGACGACATCGACGTCTGGTACGACGTCGCCTTGGGCAAGGCCCCCGGTTTTATCTACAGCCGCATGAGCAACCCGACCGTCGAGACCCTCGAAGCCAAGATTCGCGAGCTGGAAATGGCCGAGTCTGCGGTGGCCTTCAGCAGCGGCATGGCGGCGATCAGCAGTGTGCTCTACACCTTTTTGGCCCATGGCGATCGTGTGGTGTCGACCAAGGACAGTTACGGCGGCACGAACAAGATTTTCGAAGAGTTCCTGCCGCGCACCGGCGTGGCGGTGACCTTGTGCGAGACTTTCGATCACGACGACCTCGAGCGTGAAATCGCCAAGGGTTGCCAGGTGCTTTACCTGGAAACACCCACCAACCCGACCCTGAAGATCCTCGACATCCCGCGCCTGGTGGCGGCGGCCAAGCGTGTCGGCGCCGTGGTGGTGGCGGATAACACCTTCGCTACGCCGCTGAACCAGAGCCCGCTGGCCTTGGGGGTGGACGTGGTGATTCATAGCGCGACCAAGTTCCTCAGCGGCCATGGTGACGTGCTCGGTGGCCTGGTGTGCGGCAGCGAAGCCTTGATGGCTCAGGTGCGGCATTACCGGGAAATCAACGGCGCGAGCCTCGACCCGTTCTCGGCCTACCTGATCATCCGTGGCATGAAGACCCTGGCGCTGCGCATGCGCCAGCAACAACACAGCGCCCGGGCCCTGGCCGAATTCCTCTGCACCGAACCGCTGGTGGAAGCGGTCAATTACCCAGGCTTGCCCAGCCACCCGAACCACGCGGTGGCCTGCGCGCAGATGTCCGGCTTCGGCGCCATCGTCAGTTTTGTCCTGGTCGGTGGCATGGACACGGTCAAGCTGCTGCTGCCACGCCTGCGCTTCGCCCATTGCGCCGGCAACCTGGGCGCGGTGGAAACCATCTATGGCCCGGCCCGCACCACCAGCCATGTCGAGAACACCTTGGAAGAACGCCTGGCCCTGGGCATCTCCGAAGGCCTGGTGCGGGTTTCGGTCGGCATCGAAGACACGGACGATCTACTGGACGATCTGAAACAGGCCTTCGCCTTCGTCAAAAAGACCCTCAATCCGCAGCTCAATGAAGTCCACATCGAGACCGCAAACTGA